GACGCTGATATTCGGCGTTATATCCGGCAGCACCTGATCGCCGCACAGCATCCACCCGCGTTCCTCCGCGTAAAACACCAGCTGGCCGCCCGCGTGTCCCGGCGCGTCGACGGCAATCCAGTCGAGACCGCCCATCGAGACCGTTGCGCCGGCTTCGACGAATGTTACATCCGGCTGCGGCGTCACCTTTTCCACGAAGCTTTCCAGATGAAGAGCGACCTGCTCCAGTTGTTCGGCGGGCATGCCGTGCTCCGAGAATAGGGAGGTCAAATCGGCGCCGAACGTCCGGCCCTTCCCCCAGAGCCGCTGCGTATACGCATACGAACGCCGCGAAATCAAAACGGGCGCGCCGGCGCGGCGCTGGAACAAGCCGGCCAGCCCGTAATGGTCGGGATGCTGGTGCGTCAGCACGATCGTGTGAATATCCGGGTAGCGAATGCCCTTTTCAGACAAGAAGGCGTCCCAAGCCGCAAGCGCCTCTTCCGTATGCAGACCGGGATCGACCACGGTAAAGCCGCGGCTGTCCCGCAATATGTAACTGTTGACCCATTTCAGCGAAAAGGGAAGCGGCACCTTCACCTGCGTGACGATTCCGCTGAATCCTTCCGGCTTCGCTGTCATTTCTGCGCCCGAAGCGCTCATGGAGGCACCTTCCTGTTCCAATTCCGTTTTGTATCCATACATGCAGCCGATCAGATGACGATCATGCTGCGCAAAACCGTTCGCCGGGTGCCGCGCGCGGTGCCAGTCGATCCGGTGCCGTCTCCCGGCGCGGGCCCGGCATCCTGCCGCCCGTTCCCGGCTTGCGCCGCGGCTGGCGGGCAGCCGCATGACCGGGCGCCGGCGTCCTTAAGCCGCGCCTTTTGCTATTGTACTTCAATGCCCGCGCGTATGGCAAAGAACGTAAGGGGCAGCATGAAGAGCGAAGGCGGCTATGCGAAAACAAGCCGCTGCGTCGCCCGCAGCTGCGCGACCGAAGCCGCGCCGATGCCGAACATCGCGCCGCGCAGCTCGAGCTCGATGCGCGCAAGCTGCTCCGCCGGCGGCACGGGCGCATTCGCTTCGGCCGCGCCGGCGAGCAGCGAGCGGCCGAAGCCGGCCAGATCGGCGCCGAGCGCGATCGCCTTCGCCGCGTCGACGCCGTGCTTCAGCCCGCCGCTCGCGATCAGGCAGGCGCCCGGCAGCCGCCCTCGCGCGCCGCGAAGGCACTCCGCGGTCGGCGTGCCCCAGCCGGCGAAGGCTTCCGCCGCCGCAGCCCGGAGCGGGTCGCGCGAGCGGTGCTTCTCGACCTGGCTCCACGAGGTGCCGCCGGCCCCGGCGACATCGATAAACGCCGCACCCGCTTCCGCCAGCCGCGCGGCCGTTTCCTCGTCGATGCCCCAGCCGACCTCCTTGACGCCGACAGGAACGCCGTCATGCGCAAGCCGGCGGCAGACATCGGCGATGCGGGCCAGCAGCCCGCGGAAATTCGTATCCCCTTCGGGCTGGAACACCTCCTGCAGGCTGTTCAGGTGCAGCACGAGCGCATCCGCTTCGGCCAGCTCGACCGCGCGCCTGCACTGGTCGGCGCCGTAGCCGTAATTGAGCTGCACGGCCCCGAGATTGGCGACGAGCGGAATCGTCGGCGCCTGTTTCCGGACGCGGAACGTGTCCGCCAGCCGCTCATCCTCGATCGCCGCCCGCATCGAGCCGAGCCCCATCGCCCAGCCCCGGGCTTCCGCCGCTTCAGCCAATCGGGCGTTGATCGCGGCCGCCTCGGCCGTTCCGCCTGTCATGGAGCTGATCAGCAGCGGCACCCGCAGCTTTTTTCCGAGAAATTCGGCCGAGGTGTCGATATCGCGGAAGTTCAGCTCCGGAAGCGGCTGATGCCGAAACCGGAAGCGGTCGAACCCCGTCCCGGCGCCGGTTCCCTGCACCTCCTCTTGCAGGCAGATCCGGATATGCTCGCCTTTCCGTCTGACCGTCGCGCCCGGCTCGTCCGCCTCATAGGTTCGGTGTGTCGTCATCCTTCATCCCCCTTGGTGTTCGAAGCAAAGAGCCCGTATAGGTCTATCATCACATAATGAACGCCTGCGGAGCAAGTTTGCTTCATCCTATCGGAAATTCGGGTGATACGATAATTATGATGAACTATATTTTCATTTATATGAAATTTACAATCAAATTTGTTGTCATTCTTATCGTTCTGGCATAAAATTTAAAGAGACGACGTTATCCGGGAGGTTACCGCAGTGAAAATCAAAACATTCGAACAGACGGACGAACTCGACCGGTATGCCGCAGACCGGTTCGCCGGCCTGCTGGATGCCAAGCCCGGCGCCGTGCTTGGCCTTGCGACAGGGTCGACACCGATCGGAATTTATGAAAAAATAATAGCGAAGCATGCCCGGGGCGAAATCAGCTTCCGGCGCGCTACGACCTTTAACCTGGACGAATACGTGGGGCTTCCGCCGGAGCACCCGCAGAGCTATGCGTATTTCATGCGCGACAAGCTGTTCGGCTCCATCGACCTGCCGCCGGGCGGCGCCAACATCCCGAGCGGCGTCGCGGCGGATCTCGCCGCCGAGTGTGCCCGGTACGACCGGCTGCTCGCGGAGCGGCCGATCGATCTTCAGCTGCTCGGGCTCGGCCATAACGGGCATATCGGCTTCAACGAGCCCGATCATGCGCTTCAGGGCGGCACGCACGTCGTGCGGCTCCGCGAAAATACGCGCGAGGCGAACGCACGGTTTTTCGGTTCGATGGATGAGGTGCCGAAGCAGGCCATCACGATGGGCATCGGCTCCATTTTGAAGGTCCGCGCCATTTTGCTCGTCGTGAAAGGAGCGGACAAAGCGGAGATCGTCCGGCAGGCGCTGGCCGGGCCGATCACGACGGAGTGCCCCGCGTCGCTGCTGCAAACGCATGCGGACGTCACGGTGCTGGTCGATCAAGCTGCAGGG
This genomic window from Paenibacillus humicola contains:
- the nagB gene encoding glucosamine-6-phosphate deaminase, which gives rise to MKIKTFEQTDELDRYAADRFAGLLDAKPGAVLGLATGSTPIGIYEKIIAKHARGEISFRRATTFNLDEYVGLPPEHPQSYAYFMRDKLFGSIDLPPGGANIPSGVAADLAAECARYDRLLAERPIDLQLLGLGHNGHIGFNEPDHALQGGTHVVRLRENTREANARFFGSMDEVPKQAITMGIGSILKVRAILLVVKGADKAEIVRQALAGPITTECPASLLQTHADVTVLVDQAAGRLL
- the fni gene encoding type 2 isopentenyl-diphosphate Delta-isomerase; the encoded protein is MTTHRTYEADEPGATVRRKGEHIRICLQEEVQGTGAGTGFDRFRFRHQPLPELNFRDIDTSAEFLGKKLRVPLLISSMTGGTAEAAAINARLAEAAEARGWAMGLGSMRAAIEDERLADTFRVRKQAPTIPLVANLGAVQLNYGYGADQCRRAVELAEADALVLHLNSLQEVFQPEGDTNFRGLLARIADVCRRLAHDGVPVGVKEVGWGIDEETAARLAEAGAAFIDVAGAGGTSWSQVEKHRSRDPLRAAAAEAFAGWGTPTAECLRGARGRLPGACLIASGGLKHGVDAAKAIALGADLAGFGRSLLAGAAEANAPVPPAEQLARIELELRGAMFGIGAASVAQLRATQRLVFA
- a CDS encoding MBL fold metallo-hydrolase: MRLPASRGASRERAAGCRARAGRRHRIDWHRARHPANGFAQHDRHLIGCMYGYKTELEQEGASMSASGAEMTAKPEGFSGIVTQVKVPLPFSLKWVNSYILRDSRGFTVVDPGLHTEEALAAWDAFLSEKGIRYPDIHTIVLTHQHPDHYGLAGLFQRRAGAPVLISRRSYAYTQRLWGKGRTFGADLTSLFSEHGMPAEQLEQVALHLESFVEKVTPQPDVTFVEAGATVSMGGLDWIAVDAPGHAGGQLVFYAEERGWMLCGDQVLPDITPNISVVPGEEDDPLEQFLNSLDRLGGYEVRLAFPGHREPFAGFRERTRELAAHHARRLDGLAEMLAEGPATGFACCERLFGARIAGNAHNLRFAMSETLAHLVHLERKGRAVREQRGETVYFRASRT